DNA from Candidatus Eremiobacterota bacterium:
GCTCGCGGACCGGCCGGTCGTCGGCGACTTCGCCGCGGTCGAAGACGGACGCGTCGTCGCGCTCGCGCCGCGGCGCGGCGTGCTCGCCCGCGCGCGGCACGACCGCGGCACGGCGCCGCAGCCGATCGCGGCGAACCTCGACCTCGTCTTCGTCGTGACCGCGCCGGGCCGCGAGTTCTCGCCGCCGCGCGTCGAGCGCTATCTCGTCGCGATCGCGGCCGCAGGCGCGCGCGCCGTCGTCGTGTTGAACAAATGCGACCTGGCGCGCGATCCGGCGGCGCTCGTCGCCGAGCTGTACGGCGTGAGCGGTGCTGCGCCGGTGATCGCGATCAGCGCCGAATACGGCGAGGGCTGCGAAAGTCTCGGCGAATTCCTCGAAGCCGGAACGACGATCGCGCTCGTCGGCTCGTCGGGCGTCGGCAAGTCGACGCTGGCGAACCGGCTGCTCGGTGCCGAGCGCTTCGTCACCCGCGCGGCGCGCGCAAGCGACGGCCGCGGCGTGCACACGACCACGCGCCGCGAGCTGGTCGCGCTGCCGGGCGGCGCGTGGCTCGTCGACACGCCGGGGATGCGCGCGTCCGCGCCGTGGTCGGCGGAAGGCGACGTGCTCGACGACGTCTTCGGCGACGTCGCCGGCGCGGCCGTGCGGTGCCGGTTTCGCGACTGCGCGCACGGCGTCGAGCCGGGCTGCGCGGTGCGCGATGAAGTGGAGCCCGCGCGCTACGAGCGCTGGCGCGCGCTGCGCGCGGAGCTCGCGTATCTCGACCGGCGCGCCGATCCGGTCGCGCTCGGCGACGAGAAACGGCGCTGGAAGTCGCTGACGAAGCTAGTTCGCGCGGCGTCGCGGCGTTCGCGCTGAGGTCGTCGTGCGCCGAGACGGCGCGGGCACCGCGGCGTCGACGAGCGCTTCGGCGGCCGCGAGCGCGGCGAGCGCCGGCAGGTCGACGCGGCGCTTCGTCGCGTTCGCGAGCGCGCCGTCGAACAGCACGTCGAGCTGCTCGGCGAGCAGCTCGGGCTCGCGCGCGCCGAGCTCGCGCGCGCGCTTCGCGAACCACTCGCGCCGGCGCGTCGTGAGCTCTTCGATCAAAACGCGGGCGGGATGCCTCGGGTTCGTCAGCTCGGCGGCGGCGTTGATGTACGGGCAGCCCCGGTACGCCTCGACGCGCAGCATCTCCGCCATCGCGCGAAACGCGCCGGCGATCCGCTCGCGCGGCGTTCCCTCGCGCGGGAACGTGATGTTCGGCGCCTTGCGCAGCGCCGCGGCGATCAGCTCGTCCTTCGAGCCGTAGTAGCGGTACAGCGTCCGCTTCGTGACGTCGGCTTCGGCGGCGACGCGGTCGACCCCGACGATGTGGATCCCGTCCTTGTAGAACAGCTCCGAGGCGACGGCGGCGATGTGCTCGCCGAGCGGGACGCCGTCGTGAGTCCGCACGCGTTGCATGACGGCACGTTCGCGCGCGCAGGTATACCAGCCTGTCTACCGCGAAGCGAGCGGACGTGAA
Protein-coding regions in this window:
- the rsgA gene encoding ribosome small subunit-dependent GTPase A, which encodes MYFDHRIASDRGADFLALAPDGRETIVHVPPTLADRPVVGDFAAVEDGRVVALAPRRGVLARARHDRGTAPQPIAANLDLVFVVTAPGREFSPPRVERYLVAIAAAGARAVVVLNKCDLARDPAALVAELYGVSGAAPVIAISAEYGEGCESLGEFLEAGTTIALVGSSGVGKSTLANRLLGAERFVTRAARASDGRGVHTTTRRELVALPGGAWLVDTPGMRASAPWSAEGDVLDDVFGDVAGAAVRCRFRDCAHGVEPGCAVRDEVEPARYERWRALRAELAYLDRRADPVALGDEKRRWKSLTKLVRAASRRSR
- a CDS encoding TetR/AcrR family transcriptional regulator, encoding MQRVRTHDGVPLGEHIAAVASELFYKDGIHIVGVDRVAAEADVTKRTLYRYYGSKDELIAAALRKAPNITFPREGTPRERIAGAFRAMAEMLRVEAYRGCPYINAAAELTNPRHPARVLIEELTTRRREWFAKRARELGAREPELLAEQLDVLFDGALANATKRRVDLPALAALAAAEALVDAAVPAPSRRTTTSARTPRRRAN